The following is a genomic window from Lysinibacillus sp. G4S2.
AAGTCATGTAAAAAGTAACTGAATTGAATAGGTATAACAGAATAAAAGATAATAATATTATGTAAACTAAATGCCAGAAACTTGTAAGATAGTTTCTTATTTAATATGATAGAAATGAACTTACGAAAATGGGAGGCGTTTTATATGTATCGACAAGTAGACGATTTTCTAAATGATTGGTCAGCATCAGCACAAGGCACGATTCAAGTACTAAAAGCCGTAACAGATGAAAAGCTAGAGCAAAGCATCGTGGAAGGTCACAGCACACTTGGCTGGTTAGGCTGGCATTTAGTTGGTGCTGCTGGTTATTTCAGTTACTTAGCAGGTTTAAAGGTGCCAATGATACGTCAAGAAGATCCTATCCCATCAACAGCTGCTGAAATTGTAGCTACTTACGAAAACCTAGCAAACAGTGTGAAAGAGGAAGCGGCAAAGCTATCAGATGAAGACTTACAAGAGGAAGTTAAGGGTTTCACTGGACCAATAGCTAGAGGTGCGTTATTACGTGTACTAATCGATCATCAAACCCATCATCGTGGACAAATGACAGTGCTCCTACGTCAAGCAGGTTTACCAGTACCAGGCGTATTGGGACCAACGAAGGAAATGCAATAGTTTTAATGCAGCAGATAAACAGTTATCTGCTGCATTTTTTTATGGTGTGCCCGGTATGCGTATGAACTGTAGGGGGCAATTCCCGAGCCCTGAAGACAGAAAGAAGTAGAGGTTTGCCAAGAGCAAGGTGAAACAATTAGCTTAATACCATATTCAATTTTCAGCTTCTCAGTTTGTGTATGAGATTCAAGTGTAAATAGATTGACTAGTAGATTCGATATATTTCATAAACGTTCACCTATTTTATATAAATTCTATAAGACGGTATTATATTTCCTTAAATATTGATTCTTCTTCCTATTCGATATAAGTATAGTGTTCAGTTTGGGTTTAGGATGTATAGATTACTTTATAGGAAAAAACACTCTATATTAGCTATTTCTCGTATATGCTTTTTACGAAATATGATGCAACTAGCAACAATCTTTACTGTGCGAAAGCGAAGCGACAGCAACAAATCTTTACTGTGCGAAAGCGAAGCGACAGCAACATATTTCTAAAAAACGAGAAGGGAAAGATGTAAAATGAAAAAACTATTATTAGGTTGTGTCGTGGCATCCTCTTTGGCTATTCCCAATTTAGCTTTTGCTGCTAATTCAAGTGAAAGTATTGAAACGAGTACAGACAATGAAGCGACGATTCCTGCATACATGGCTCCTGGAACAGTGATTAAATTTAATGAACAGGAAGAATCTGTTGTTTTGAGAGAAGGAGATAAAAAAGCAAGTTTACCGCAATCTAGACTTTATGAAGACGAATCAGATTTGCCAGTTATAAAACCAGGTATGACGGTGGTCTATGATGCTTTAGGTGCACCAATAGTAGTTGTTCCAGAAAGTAGAGAATCCATTAATGTTGAAATGAAAGAAATTAATCCAGTACAAGAAATACCTCGTGCCGCAAAAACAGAGTCGGGTAAAGTTTCTTGGTATGATATTTGGGCAGAAAGTAATACAGCATCTGGTGAAAAAGCGGATGATGGTGCAGCTCATAAAACAATAGCTTTTAAAACATCTGTTTCTGTAAAAAGTAACGATAATTCAAAAACTACAACAGTTAGAATTTTAGATAGAGGACCGTATGTAAAAGGAAGAATTTTAGATATGTCTAAACAAACATTTGGTAAACTACATCCTATAAGTAAGGGGGTATTTAACGGTACGATTAGTTGGAATGGTTAATAATTCTTTCTAAATTATCTATTTTTATGGTTATGAAAATTCAGTTTACACAATCTTTTTTTTTGTAAACTAATTTTTCAGTGATTCTGATTGAAATTAGATTCTTCTTAATTTGGGGAAATAGATCTATATAAATTTAATAAATAACGGAGTTTCTTATCAACATAATATGTAGTATTTTGATGATTATTGATATGTAATAATGCAACTTCTAAAATAACTTCGCAAAGGATGAAGTGCATAATGTATGGAATTGTTTGTAGATGCAAGAAAACAATGGGTGCTACTGTTATCATTTTTTTATCGTTACTATTAGTTTTGTTTGGATGTCAAAAGAAAGAAGATGCAAGCACAAATTTTGATGAAAATGAAGAACTCATTGTGTCTGTATTTGATATTGATGGCAAGAGTAGTGTTGTGGAGGTAAATGCTGAAAAAAATGTAGTAAATGAATTAATTAATAATGAAGCGGTTTGGTTACATGCAACACTTTCAGGCAATAAACAATATCTTGCCTATACAAGTGCAAAAGGTGAAGGACCTTGGGAGATTTATTTATTAGACAAAAATGATAAAAAAACTTACCAAGTTACAAATGATACTTTAGGACAACTTATTCCTAGATTTGGTGATAAGGAAGGCAACACCATTTACAGTGAAATAATAGGGGCTACTTTCCCTGTCTCTAAAATTGCGAAAGTAGATGTGCAAAAGAAGAATTTTATTGTATTTGATACTGAACAACCTGACCGTGCCGTAGAAATGTATGATGTTACTAAAGACAAAATTATTGGTGCATTTGTCTCTGAGGAAGAGAATACGACAAGAAGGACGGCTGCGAATGAAGCTGGTGAACCTTTAGGGCAAATTGTCTATTCAATATATGAAATGAATTTAGATGGCTCCGACATGAATTTGGTAACGAAAATAAAAGCCATCAATATTGATTCGATGGCATATGGATCAAGTGGGAATTCTGTTATTCTTGGAGGGGAAAATATAAATGAAGATGAAGGAAGCGGCATTTATCAGTTATCTCTTACAGACAAAACATTAACTACTATATTAACAGATCAAATGATTAAAGAAAGTAAGAATCCAATATTATCAGAGATTGGTCAAAGAAGGCTAGCGGTATTGTCAAAAAATGAGCGATTTATTTATTTTTCGGGTATACCTAAAGATGCAGAAGATATTAGTTTTGACGGTATTATTTCTAAAATACAGTGGATCTATAAGTATGACTTGAATAGTAAAGAAATAACAACAGCATATGAGTATAAAAAACCAGCCTTTATTACGGATATGACGGTTTCCTATTAGAGTATGCAGTTGGTTCTGTCAAACAATACCCATTCTTTCGTTTGTATGCAGGTTGTTTCTTCAGTGTTGAGTGAAACGTCTATAGAAAGTGAAATCCTCACCCTACAAGCCATTGGTTTCCTTTGAACCCATATATTTCGATCGAAAAGAATGTATGTTCTTTTTAACCTTTTGATAAATAAAAGTTACTAGATGTATTATAGATGCATGAGTATACCTCGGTTAAAACAATATAATTGAGAGTTGGAGAGGACTTGTCTAACCATGAGACAAAGAAAAACACCTTTCATTGAATAACGGGTATTGAAACCTGAAATAATCAATGAGGAGGTGTTTTTCTATGGATGAGAGAGGTAGGCTAATGATTAGCCTCCTACTCGATAGTGCTAGCAAGGGGCATTGTCAATAATAGCTTTATTCAAAGCTATTATTTGAAGTGGAAGATAGCGCATTCATCAACGCTTTTTTATAGCGAAATGAATAATGACAAATCGTCCCGTTTTTCATTGTAATAGTTCGATAGGTTGAATTAATCTTTTGAATATGTTGCAAATTAACAATATACCCGCGATGGCATCGGAAAAATCGGTCATCCAATTGCTGCTCAATATCTGTTAAATTACTGAAAAATTCATAGACACCTGATTTCTCCTTCAGCTCAATTTTATGCGCATTTGGTGACGTCGCGAAGTAATAGATATCATGAAAAGGAATGATTTTAGTATATTCTCCTATTTTCACTTGGAAGGACACATCTATCTTTTGAGCATGTATATTTTGATGGTGTTGATAAGCAATATGCAAAGTATCAATTAAATTTTTAGCTACATTTGGCTCATTTTTCACGATAAAATCTAATGCTGCTACTTTGTAAGTAAAGGTTAACTTTAATTTGTCCGAATAGGTGGTAATAAAGATAATGGTTGCCAAAGGATCTTTACTGCGTATAGCATTCGCCAGCTCCAAACCATTTATTTTATGCTGAAGCTCAATATCCAATAAAAAGCAATCTGCTCGGTGCTCCTTTAAGTAGGCTAATACCTCAGACGGATTAGAAGCAATTAAAACAATCTCAATATCCTTGAATTGAAATAAAAAAGAGTGAACAATGGTTGATTGTAAAAATTTCCGTTGACGTGCATCGTCCTCACAAATAACAATTTTCATAATAAACACTCCCTAAAAGATTTGTAGCTCCTGTATAAAATGATTCTTTTCGATGCGTGTGTTTAATGTCACATTAGGATAATTCTGTAGAATTCCTCTCACATTAGCTAAACCAATCCCACGCATGTCTCCTTTAGAAGAAGATTGATACTCAAAGATAGTCGAAATATTAAAGTTAGCATCCTGTAATGGATTGTCAATAACGATAACGACAGATTGTTCACGTGAGGGAAGAATGGCAATACGCACGACCGAATCGGCTATAGCAACACTTGCTTCAATAGCATTATCAATCAAAATACCTAGCACCCTCGTTAAATCAATAAGGCTCATATGAACAGATGTAATCGTATGTGGAATTTCCATCGTGATTTTTTGCTGTAAACGATTCGCAAGCAACAACTTAGAGGATAATAAGCCTTTTAGCTCGACAATTTGTAAATTTTCCAATGTACCTATCATTTTACTTTGGAATAAGGTCTGCTGCTCCAGCTGCATAATATCTGAATAAAAATATTGCTTTAATCCCTGTAAATCCTTATCCTCAATATAATTTTGCAGAGACATTAAAATATTTATATAATCGTGGCGAAACTTTTGCATATCTGTATTCACTTGTTCTAATACCTGCATATATTCAAAAAACTGCTGCTGTGCCACTTCTTTTTGCTGAATCGCCTGTATTTTGTTGAGATTTGTAACGAGTAAACTAACGGCAAGTACAATCAATAAGACGTAAGTGATTTGAATAAAGAAATTTACAGTCGTCAATGTCTTATTATCTTGCACCCCTAAAAAGAACATATTTAGGTAAAACATTCCGAGTGTTAGTGTCCCGATAAAAATTAGAAATAGCTGCATTTTCGAGGACAAACACAGTGAAGACAACTTCTTTTTCACAATAGTTTTATAAATGATAATAAGGGATACAAAGCATATTATAAACAAAAGCGTTTCTAGTAGAGTTGAATTAATAGCAAATTGACTATTGATAAGCAATGCTAGATTATTTGAAAAAACCGTAAGTATTAGAACAACAATAACATCAAAAAAAGCAATTATTCTCCTTTTGAACGAGTAAAATAGAAAACTAGCTGCAATAACGAAATAGCCAATAGCAATAATCATTGAAGTATATGAGAACAGGAAGTAAAAAGGAGCTATAACAAAAGTAATAGATTGAAAAAGCATTATAATACTTGGGCGAATAGGTAGGAGATAGAACAATGTCCCGAGAATAAGAGTAGCATCTCTAAATATGTAAAAAAGCATAATGGACTATCCTTTATATAAAGGATGTTCTTTTTTTGATTTTTCAGGTAATTCTACTCCGTAACCTAGCATTCTACAAACATAGACCATATCATTTTTGGTGATAGACATAATAATAGATGAGCTATTTTTGATAAACACTTCAAGATAATTCATGTAAAACAGCCTCCCTTTTTCGAATCCAGCCTCCACTCCTCGTTCGGAAAATCTGTAAGACATATAAAAAGATGAACATTCTATTTCATAAACGTACACCTTTCCTTCTTATTCTACATAAACTTCGTTAAAAATGTGAATAATTTTCTCGAAATGTCGAATTTTATTCCTACTCGTTAAAATGAAAACGAGAGTCGATATTTTGGAAAAATCACTTTATTTTTAGGAAGAATTCTCCTATATAAGCTGCTTTTAGCGTACTCTCATCATAATAATATCTAGTGTTTTGATTGTTATTGATACTTAATAATTCAAATATCCAAAATAACATTGGTAAAGGATTAATCGCATATGTATGAATTAGTTTGTAAGTGCAAAAAATTAACTATAATTTTTTTATCTTTAGTAGTTGTTCTGTTTGGATGTCAAAAAAAAGAAGAAGACAGTACGCCTATTAACAATAGCGAAGAGCTCATTATTTCGATATTTGATAATGAAGGTAAAGGTAGTATTGTGGAAGTAAATGCTGAAAAAAATATAGAAAAAGAGTTAGTCAATAATGAAGCTGTTTGGTTGGACGGGAAGCTTTCAGATAATAAGCAATATCTTGTCTATACTAGTGCTAGAGGGGATGGACCATGGGATATTTATTTATTGGATATAAACAATAATAAAGAATATCAAGTCACGAATGATACTTTAGGACAACTTAACCCTAGATTTGGTGATAAGGAAGGTAAAACAATCTATAGCGAAATAATAGGATCAACATTTCCTGTTTCAAAGATCGCAAAAGTAGAAGTGCAAAAGAAAGATTTCACAATATTTGATACTAAACAATCTGATCGTGCTGTAGAAATGTATGACATTTCAAAAAACAAAATCATTGGAGCATTTGTTTCTGAGAAAGAGAACACGGCAAGATGGAGAAAAGCAAATGAAAATGAAGGAAATATAGAGCAAATTTTATATTCAATATATGAAATGAATTTAGATGGATCGAACATGAATTTGATAACTAGTGTAAAAGCTATCAATATTGATTCTATCGCTTTTGGACCTGATGGTAATTCCATAATCCTTGGAGGGGAGAATGTAAATAATGATGAAGGAAGTGGTATTTATAAGTTATCTCTTAAAAACAAAACATTAACAACCATATTAACAGATCAAATGATTAAAAAAAGTAAGAATCCTATATTATCAGAGATTGGCCAAAGAAGGCTAGCAGTACTATCCAAAAATGAACGGTTCATTTATTTTTCGGGTATACCTAAAAATGGAGATGAAGTTAATTTTGAAGGTATAACTTCTAAAATACGTTGTATCTATAAATATGATTTAGTTGATAAAGAAATTAAAAAAGTCTATGAAAATAAAAAACCAGCTATTATTACAGATTTGACAGTTACATATTAATGTCCAAAATGCACATGTATGATTAAAATCAAAAATATTCATACATAGGGAATACTGTCAGATTTTTATGTTTAAACAAACAAGTATTTAAATAAAGTATACAAAAAATACTCTCCTCAACGTAATGGGAGAGTATTTTTATATAGGAATGAATTAGCTTAAGCTCTTTCCACTCCAGGAGTACATGACTAAATTGAATTTTAGTTGTGTACATTTTTATTTTCTTGAAAATTTTCGAGCAACTATTGCTAGTAAAGATTATAATGCATTCTTATTACTAATGGTAATATATTTACATTTATATGTATTTCATTTAGAATATTTAGAAATAAAAGTAAATAGATTTATGAGAGTTAGAGAGTAATTGCTTGCTGCAGGATTACGATGAAACTTCCTCAAAAGTGGAAGGACTGAGAAGATCTTAACGAGAGGTGATGAAGATGAAAATTAGAGAAGCAACAATGCAAGATGCACAAGGTATTGGAAAAGTCCATGTTGACAGTTGGAGAACGACATATAAAGATATTATTCCTGATTCTTTCTTAAATAATCTTTCTTATGAACAGAGAACAGAACTATGGAAAAAGAATATTACAATAAAAGATAATTACGTGCTAGTAGTAGAAAACGAACTTGGAGAAATAATTGGCTTTGCTACTGCTTCGAATAAAGAAACAAATGACGTGCCCTATTCAAGTGACTTAACTTCCATCTATCTTTTAGAGGAGTGTCAAGGTAAAGGAATCGGAAAACAGCTATTAAAAGAATTATTCATCTTTTTTAAGAAGAAGAATCATCAATCCATATTTGTCGAGGTATTGGCAGAAAATAAAACACGTTATTTCTATGAATATTATGGAGCGGAATATGTGAAAACGGTGCAAATTAATATTGGTGGAAAAGTTTTAGAAGAATTTGTTTATGTGTGGAAAAATATTGATAAGGTTTTAGAAACACTAGAATAAAGGGGTTTGTCATTTATTCATTTTGTTATATTCCCCTATATGGCGGGGAATATAACAATTATTTAAACATGGAGATTCCCTTTTCTAATAACAAGCCATCTAAAAATATTGAAATGAATCTTTTACTTTCTTGCAATAGGTCAAAATCTTTTCTAAAGACTAACCAATCATATAACGTCCCTCGCATACAACGAGAGATGTAAATCGCAATTTGCTCTACATCTGTTTGTTCGGATAATTCACCATCATTTATAGCTTTTTGGACAAATGTGTGCAGGATTTTATACAATTTACGTTCGGAATTGGTAAAGAAATTTTCTTCATTTTCAATTAAGCCGCTTTTGTAAACGGAACGCATTAAATCCATTCCTAAATCTTCTTTTAAATACTTCATTTGTGCCTCAATTAATGAAATAACCTTTTCCTTAAAGCAAAGATTTGCTGGCAGTGTCGTTGTAAACTCCTCATAAAAAGAATCAATTTCTTTGAATTTCTCTAAAAAGATATCGTACTTAGAAGAGAAATGTCCGTAAAATGCCCCTTTTGAGCTTTTGCTTTCTTGAACAATTTCATCAACAGTTACTTGATCGAAGCCTTTCTTTTGGAATAATTTAAGTGCTGTTTCGTATATATGTTTTTTTGTTGCTAGCGCTTGTTGTTGTCTTGTCTTTTTCATTTCCGCTTCACCTAATTTCTATCAATTTCGCCTTGGCTTAATTGTAGCTGACGCTTCGCTTTCGCTATAAAAAACATTTGTTGTTGCTGACGCTACGCTTTCGCACAGATAAAACAATTGCTGTCGCTACGTTCGCACTACGCTTTCGCACAGATAAACAATGCGTCCGGATTTTGAATTGTGCCTGCACAATTCATTCCTTTCAAAATCTGCTACTTAACTTTACCATAATCCTCGATTTCGTCATAAAGTTATTTTCTAAATTATCAGAAAAATATTGACAATTAATTGTCTGTCCAATTAATATACAGACTATAGTCTATGAAACTATTTCAAAAGGGGTGTATATCATGGATTTAATCGGAAATAGAACATTGCGTTCTGTTGTAAGGGAGAGAGCTGAGCTACAGCCTGAAAAAAGCTTTCTTCATTTTGAAGATAAAAATGGAGAACTTTTCGAAAAAAATTATGGGGATTTTTTTCAAGAGGTTAGACGTTTCAGTAATGCACTACTTAAGCTTGGCATAAAAAAAGGGGACCATGTTGTACTACATTTACCAAACAACATGGAATTTTTTACAGCATGGTTTGCTCTTGCTGAAATTGGGGGCATTATGGTGCCAACTAACATTTTATCACCAGCGGATGAGATGAAGTATATTATTACACATTGTGAAGCAGTCCTTATTATTACGGAAGCGGACTTTTTCGAAAAGTTTGTCAGTATTAAATGTGAAACACCGACAATACAAAATATTATTTTAACGAGACAACAAAGTAAGCTTAAGGGTGTTTTAAATTTCTCTGAGCTCATTAAAAATGAAAGCGATCACAATGACCATTTCCCAACAGTGTTATCAGAAGACGTTGTGGCATTGCTTTATACATCTGGGACAACATCTAAACCAAAAGGTGTTCAAATTACACATGCCAACTATATTTTCACAGGTGAGTTAATGGCTCATACCATTGCTTTAACACCTGAGGATCGAACATTTATTGTCTTACCGCTTTTCCATGGAAATGCACAATATTACTCAACGATGTCTGCCATCATGGTAGGAGCAAGTATTGCAGTTACGGAGAAATTTAGTGCATCGCGTTATTTTAAGCAAGCAAAGACGTTAGGTGGAACAGTTGGTTCATTATTTGCTGCACCTATTCGGATGATTTTAGCGAAAGATTATGAAGAGGAGGCAAAGGATAATCCGTTACGACTTGTCCTTTTTGCACAAGCGGTAACCGAACAACAGCTTGTTCAATTTGAAGAACAATTTGATGTGAAATTATTGCATCTATATGGTTTGACTGAAACTGTTGGGATCCCACTGATAAATCCTTTATTTGGTATGCGGAAAAATATGAGTATAGGTAGACCAAGCATCGGCTATGAGGTTCAACTTGTTGATGAACATGGATTACCGGTTGGACAATGGGAGATTGGTCAAATCGCCGTAAAAGGGATTCCAGGAAGAACATTAATGAAGGGATACTTAAAAAACGAACAAGCGACAAATGACACACTTAAGGAAAACTGGTTACTAACGGGTGATAATGCACGAATCGATGAAGATGGCTATTTTTATTTTGTCGATCGTTTAAAGGATATGATTAAACGTTCAGGCGAAAATATTGCAGCGCATGAAGTAGAGAGTGTCTTAGCGGAACATCCAGCAGTATTCGAAGCGGCAGTCATCGGTATTCCAGATGAAATGCGAGATGAAGCTATTAAAGCGTATGTCATATTACAGGCCGGTGCTACTGTCAGTGAAGCGGCGTTAATAGAGCATTGTCGAGAACGTCTCGCAAAATTTAAAGTGCCAGATCGTATTGAATTTATGACGGATTTCCCTCGTACACCGGTCGGCAAAATTCAAAAGCATATTTTACGAAACTCGTATTTAATGACAAAAAATTGAATGTTGAAAGAAGGGACTATATGAAAAATGTGAAAATATTATTAGCAAGTTTAGCGGGTTCGATCATTGAGTGGTACGATTTTTATTTGTATGGGACTGCAACGGGATTAGTTTTTACTACATTATTTTTCCCATCGTCAAATCCAGCAATCTCAATTTTAATTGCTTTTGCTACGTTTGGGGCTGGATATGCAGCACGTCCAATAGGCAGTATAATTTTTGGACATATGGGTGACCGTGTCGGTAGAAAAGCCTCGCTCATGCTTACTTTAATAGGGATGGGCGGTAGTTCCTTTTTGATAGGTTTATTACCAACCTACGCACAAGTGGGGTTACTCGCGCCAACGCTTTTAGTTTTTTTGCGACTCATTCAAGGAATTGCCCTTGGGGGAGAATGGGGTGGTGCGGTGTTACTAGCAACAGAATCAGCTACGAAAGGTGTACGCGGTTTTTTTGGTTCCATTCCACAGCTTGGTGTACCCATCGGTTTAGTGTTAGGAACATTTAGTTTCACGCTTATTTCTTCTTTAACGACAGAAGCGCAATTTATGGCCTGGGGATGGCGCTTACCATTTCTTTTTAGCGCTGTTTTAATTGTTTTAGCCATTTGGATTCGAAGCGGAATAGAAGAAACACCTGAATTTAAACGCAAAAAGGACAATGGTGAATTAGCTAAATTACCAATTGTCCAAGTATTTAAATATAACAAAAAAGATATTTTCCGCATTATTGGATTAAAAATTGGAGACGGATTCTTTAATGTATTTTTAATGTCCTTCATTTTAGTGTATGCGACTACGTATATAGGCTATCCAAGGGATGTCGCATTATTGGCTCTGACGATAAGTTGTGCCACAATGATTGTAACGATTCCGCTTGTTGGGTATTTCTCAGATTTTATTGGACGTAAGAAAATTTATATTGGTGGCCTGGTTACGATGTTACTTCTAGCCATTCCATATTTCGTCATGATCCCGATTAATTCAACCTATTTCTTTATTATGCAAGTCGTTTTACTTGGTGTCGTATGGGCAGCTATTTTTGCGACTCAAGGTACGTTTTTCTCTGAATTATTCCCAGCGAATGTTCGATATACAGGGTGATCCTTTGGCTATCAAATCGCTGCAGCCATCGTCGGTTTCGGACCAATGCTATGGACATCTTTAGCAACAGAATATGGGGCATCACCCTATTTATTTGGTCCATTAATGATAGCGGGCCTCCTTCTATCATTGCTACTTGCTGTATTTGCACCTGATACACGGACAATCACTCAATATGAAGAATCTGCTGAGAAAGTACAAGAAGATGAACTTATTTCAGAGGTTCAAGTAGAAGTAGCAACCTCGACAAAGTAGAGGCAACTGACTAATCGCAAAAACATAAAAACAGGGTTCTCCTTTTTGAATAGGAGAACCCTGTTTGTTATTAGTTTAAGCCTTGGCTATCTTTCCACTCTAAGAATTCATCATAAGTTAATAGTTTATCTAAAATTGTGCCGTCTTCACGGATTTCGATGACACGGTTCGCAATTGTTTGGATGAACTGATGGTCATGTGATGTGAAGAGCATCGCACCTTTGAAGCGCATAAGTCCTTCATTTAGTGCTTGAATAGATTCAAGGTCAAGGTGGTTCGTTGGTTCATCTAGTAAAACAACGTTTGCTGTAGCAAGCATCATTTTAGATAGCATACAACGTACTTTTTCTCCCCCTGAAAGTACAGAAGGGGATTTTTTTACTTCCTCACCAGAGAATAACATACGACCTAAGAAGCCGCGTAAGAAGCTTTCTGTTTCATCATCAGGAGAATATTGGCGTAACCATTCCACTAATGATTTCTCTGAACCTTCGAAGTATTTATCGTGATCATTTTCAAAGTAACTTTGAGAAGTTGTTACGCCCCATTTGAACGTACCAGCATCTGCTTTTCTTTCATCCATTAAAATATCAAGAAGAGCCGTTTTGGCCATTGGATTACCAAGTAAAATGATTTTATCTTCTTTATTCATTGAAAAGCGAATATCTTTAAATAGTGTTTCGCCTTCATTGCTTGCTGTAAGACCTTCCACTGTTAACACATCATTACCGATCTCACGTCCAGTTTGGAAGTTAATGAATGGATATTTTCGGCTAGAAGGTTTAATGTCGTCAAGCTCGATTTTATCCAACATTTTCTTACGAGAAGTCGCTTGGCTTGATTTCGAAGCGTTCGCAGAGAAACGAGCAACGAATGCTTGTAGCTCTTTAATCTTTTCTTCTTTCTTCTTGTTTTGGTCTGCCATCATTTTTTGTGCTAATTGGCTAGACTCATACCAGAAGTCATAGTTACCAACATATAATTGGATTTTAGAGAAGTCTAAATCCGCGATATGCGTACACACTTTATTTAAGAA
Proteins encoded in this region:
- a CDS encoding AMP-binding protein — its product is MDLIGNRTLRSVVRERAELQPEKSFLHFEDKNGELFEKNYGDFFQEVRRFSNALLKLGIKKGDHVVLHLPNNMEFFTAWFALAEIGGIMVPTNILSPADEMKYIITHCEAVLIITEADFFEKFVSIKCETPTIQNIILTRQQSKLKGVLNFSELIKNESDHNDHFPTVLSEDVVALLYTSGTTSKPKGVQITHANYIFTGELMAHTIALTPEDRTFIVLPLFHGNAQYYSTMSAIMVGASIAVTEKFSASRYFKQAKTLGGTVGSLFAAPIRMILAKDYEEEAKDNPLRLVLFAQAVTEQQLVQFEEQFDVKLLHLYGLTETVGIPLINPLFGMRKNMSIGRPSIGYEVQLVDEHGLPVGQWEIGQIAVKGIPGRTLMKGYLKNEQATNDTLKENWLLTGDNARIDEDGYFYFVDRLKDMIKRSGENIAAHEVESVLAEHPAVFEAAVIGIPDEMRDEAIKAYVILQAGATVSEAALIEHCRERLAKFKVPDRIEFMTDFPRTPVGKIQKHILRNSYLMTKN
- a CDS encoding LytTR family DNA-binding domain-containing protein, giving the protein MKIVICEDDARQRKFLQSTIVHSFLFQFKDIEIVLIASNPSEVLAYLKEHRADCFLLDIELQHKINGLELANAIRSKDPLATIIFITTYSDKLKLTFTYKVAALDFIVKNEPNVAKNLIDTLHIAYQHHQNIHAQKIDVSFQVKIGEYTKIIPFHDIYYFATSPNAHKIELKEKSGVYEFFSNLTDIEQQLDDRFFRCHRGYIVNLQHIQKINSTYRTITMKNGTICHYSFRYKKALMNALSSTSNNSFE
- a CDS encoding DinB family protein, with the translated sequence MYRQVDDFLNDWSASAQGTIQVLKAVTDEKLEQSIVEGHSTLGWLGWHLVGAAGYFSYLAGLKVPMIRQEDPIPSTAAEIVATYENLANSVKEEAAKLSDEDLQEEVKGFTGPIARGALLRVLIDHQTHHRGQMTVLLRQAGLPVPGVLGPTKEMQ
- a CDS encoding MFS transporter, whose product is MKNVKILLASLAGSIIEWYDFYLYGTATGLVFTTLFFPSSNPAISILIAFATFGAGYAARPIGSIIFGHMGDRVGRKASLMLTLIGMGGSSFLIGLLPTYAQVGLLAPTLLVFLRLIQGIALGGEWGGAVLLATESATKGVRGFFGSIPQLGVPIGLVLGTFSFTLISSLTTEAQFMAWGWRLPFLFSAVLIVLAIWIRSGIEETPEFKRKKDNGELAKLPIVQVFKYNKKDIFRIIGLKIGDGFFNVFLMSFILVYATTYIGYPRDVALLALTISCATMIVTIPLVGYFSDFIGRKKIYIGGLVTMLLLAIPYFVMIPINSTYFFIMQVVLLGVVWAAIFATQGTFFSELFPANVRYTG
- a CDS encoding TetR/AcrR family transcriptional regulator is translated as MKKTRQQQALATKKHIYETALKLFQKKGFDQVTVDEIVQESKSSKGAFYGHFSSKYDIFLEKFKEIDSFYEEFTTTLPANLCFKEKVISLIEAQMKYLKEDLGMDLMRSVYKSGLIENEENFFTNSERKLYKILHTFVQKAINDGELSEQTDVEQIAIYISRCMRGTLYDWLVFRKDFDLLQESKRFISIFLDGLLLEKGISMFK
- a CDS encoding GNAT family N-acetyltransferase, with translation MKIREATMQDAQGIGKVHVDSWRTTYKDIIPDSFLNNLSYEQRTELWKKNITIKDNYVLVVENELGEIIGFATASNKETNDVPYSSDLTSIYLLEECQGKGIGKQLLKELFIFFKKKNHQSIFVEVLAENKTRYFYEYYGAEYVKTVQINIGGKVLEEFVYVWKNIDKVLETLE
- a CDS encoding GHKL domain-containing protein, with the translated sequence MLFYIFRDATLILGTLFYLLPIRPSIIMLFQSITFVIAPFYFLFSYTSMIIAIGYFVIAASFLFYSFKRRIIAFFDVIVVLILTVFSNNLALLINSQFAINSTLLETLLFIICFVSLIIIYKTIVKKKLSSLCLSSKMQLFLIFIGTLTLGMFYLNMFFLGVQDNKTLTTVNFFIQITYVLLIVLAVSLLVTNLNKIQAIQQKEVAQQQFFEYMQVLEQVNTDMQKFRHDYINILMSLQNYIEDKDLQGLKQYFYSDIMQLEQQTLFQSKMIGTLENLQIVELKGLLSSKLLLANRLQQKITMEIPHTITSVHMSLIDLTRVLGILIDNAIEASVAIADSVVRIAILPSREQSVVIVIDNPLQDANFNISTIFEYQSSSKGDMRGIGLANVRGILQNYPNVTLNTRIEKNHFIQELQIF
- a CDS encoding septal ring lytic transglycosylase RlpA family protein, with the protein product MKKLLLGCVVASSLAIPNLAFAANSSESIETSTDNEATIPAYMAPGTVIKFNEQEESVVLREGDKKASLPQSRLYEDESDLPVIKPGMTVVYDALGAPIVVVPESRESINVEMKEINPVQEIPRAAKTESGKVSWYDIWAESNTASGEKADDGAAHKTIAFKTSVSVKSNDNSKTTTVRILDRGPYVKGRILDMSKQTFGKLHPISKGVFNGTISWNG